CCAAATGCAATTACATACGTTGTTGTCATGACTGATGACACCTTGCTGGTATCGGGCTGAAACCCCCTTTTACATtctgatttgttttaattcatcATGACATTGATTCAGAAGAAATATTTAAATGAGATTTTGGTCCAAGTGACTTTAAGATTTGTCCCCTGTTCCATCAGGTTTTCACAGCTTTTCTTAAAACCTATGGCATGAGTCTCTTCAGTTGTGTTTTGttgtgaataaaaaaatctaaagaattaCTAGACTTTCAAAATCCTGACAAGTCCTGAAATGACTGAGATCTGGAGATTGTGTAGGGCAATTAAGTTTAGTGAATGCAGTtgaaaaaatgattcaaaatGTTCAAAGTGATTATAACCATGTGCCTTTGATTACTGTATAGTCAAAGAGGtacacctaataaagtggccagttaataaatgtacagtatataccatCCATTTGTCATCCTACCCACCTGTGATTCCTGCTTTTTCAGTGAcatcttttctgctgttaccactCTGAAGAACAACCACTGCCATTCCCTGCCCTTTTGCTTTTCTCAGTGTACGCAGAGCCTCCCAGTGGGCAGAGTTCTGGAGGGCAGTGCCATTGATTGACAGCACTTGAGCACCCTCGAAGATGGAGCCTTCCTGTGCTGCTACCCCACCTGAGATAATTCTGTGGACCTAAGAGAAGATGGGGAGAAATCGTAATCTTAAGATTTAAGTTAGGATTTAAAGTCAAAGTGTTTTATAGTATTTTGCAtctgtttttgttgctttttgtaGACCTTTTGGTTAATCTGTATCTAATTACCATAATTAACACTCTTGCACAGATGTCAatttcagttcctggagggctgcagctctgcgcagtttagttccaactctaattaaacacacctgatcaaactaattgagtccttcaggcttgtttgaaacaggTAAAGATGCGGTctcactgggcttttcctcccatagacttccataaaTACGCACGCGAatacgtcagaccggaaatgcgaggtcatgcgttaagtttcgccggatgctgcagtgcaaagttcaagcttggtaaactctgacctgcgaaatcgcatcacttgactgcttgagaccaatcgaggatcaaaacatgacctctctggatagaaatttaaaacatggagcaatcgctagTTAATCttatttaatcccgccccttttcgaaTTGCCGtgcgacagaatttcgcacacacaaactctagtgtgactgcagcttaagtgTGTTAGAGCTAAACCGTGCAGAGGTGTGGCCCTCCATGAATGTGAATGGACTCCTGGTGTTGCCAGATCTAGCTGACGTTTTCCAGGCCAAAAGTCGTCCAAAATCCGCCCAAACGCACAAAAAACGCCCAAAATAtaagattaatattttatttaattttgatttatttaaattgaaattaatCTAGTTACTTCAACTGTCATACCTTTTAATaatacagcaaccaacaccagctGTCACAGAACCACAACAAAACCAGATCACATCGAAACACCGCCCTCTCACCCATGCACTGCACTTGTTGTTGTAGATAAcattagagtatgttttactttccAAATGGGGTATAAATTCGTCTCATTTGgcgttttaaattcttttgaacataattaggtgctgcttgtcaatgaGATGATGCATCTTTGTTTGTTCTGGCTgtcaattgtggaaaaaaattatcgataaaagtgtcatgataaaCCTGTAAGTTGTTGCGAGTGCATGTGCTGCGTGATGCAGGGGGGATCAGATTTGCTTGGGGAGTCAGATTTTAATACCACTTTCCTTCATCTCCACTTGCAGGAGGGCTAATGCCGTTTGCAATATGCACTGCTCACTATAACTAAATGGAgtagcacacagttatgtttcgTTGAATAAGttataaaatttacatttcaaaaccGCCAATGtgacgcaatctcacggcaattcataactttttgatttagtggctaaatgATTTAgtggtttaggggcggggttgggtgccatgtctcctttttcaaatcttacatttttgtaaaactcaagtttgtacaaattagccactaaactgacattACTAACATAAACTGACATTTAACTAACATTAAAAATCCTTACGTTTCATCATGAGATTGGGCTGTCCATTGCCATTTTTGACCCACACATTCTAATTCAAAatcgcccaatctggcaacactgattaCAACATGACATTCATGCTCATTtacctgccactgtttcttttagaccaacattcattttttttttttttgttggaaagaaaagaccttagtttagccaatgatgtgctttggttaagtcacataaCATGCTGTGTTTTTTCTGTGGCACAATTTCTGACAGACTAGTGTTTATTGTaagtagttgctgaatgcaattgtaaacatcaataaaaacaaagtatcAACTTATGTtagatccacaaaaaaatctgagACATCACTTCCAGTAAGTtttgatgacatattcacaactcaaaaaagtttttatcaagttaggtttttttttttttttttttttttttgtaaattgaccaaatgtatgtgttgccaaatggcaacactgtgcagTAGTGGAGTGTGCattattgcaatgggttagctagctagcaaggtcagccgtgcacttttaagttgtaacaaaaacaacatgaatgctagtaatataatgttgtttCGTTATGTGTTAATGGCATTTGAATTATAGATAAAACCTTATTTTAATGGCAATACATTTGATTAGATATAAATACAGGtaacagtgtattagcgagcactaccatgttctatggtaagtgaaagaagaaaaggtcagaactggctcttcctgcagatgaaaatggggatgagatgggttttagtgaccataagaatgatgcagactggacatctgATAAAAGCAGTGATGAGACAGTTTGGGCAAGTTAGCTTTgatgcagatatatatatatatatatatatatatatatatatatatatatatatatatatatatatatatatatatatatatatatatatatatatatatatatatataaacaatgttaGGTAGTAGCTACATTTTTCTGATATACAAgacttgttgtttatttgttataattttacaaaaacaaattgttataTTTGCTGTATGTTGtgtacatgataatacaatattatgtttgttttcaataatatttatcaaaaaaatggaataaatgaaagctgttggaatatgagttTTTGGAAAGTATGTACTGTATAATGTCATTTATAAGGTCTGTGTAAAAGtttataatactgcaacacccattaaatcatttcaaacaaaattattaattaaaaggaAAGTTCTAAATTAGAAGTTTCTAGCTTAGGTCTACTAATGAacgttgttgccatatggcaacatatcaTAAAATACCTTATATTATtcccagtttttatttttatttttacagcatttaaagTTAAGCCAttctaagaaaataaaaacagtccAAATTACTATCATAATGCCTGCAGTAGAAAGGTTAATGCATGTTTTCTGTAGCTCAAAATGTTTGTGCATTACAACATTCAGAGATACTCACTGTGACTGGTTTATTCTGATCCACTCCCCCAGCCAAGGTAAATCCCAAGCCACTCCCCACCTCCTTGTGTAACACAACCACTTGCACATCTTCATATTTCTGTTGTAAGTCAGAGCCAGAGATACAAGTTACGATTGCAAAACAAAACAGTGTATTTTCCCCAAATCAATACATTAGCTTGCACAACTAAGTCTGTAATTGTCTTTGTATATCCGTTTGTTAACCAAATATGCATGGCGCGACAGTCTATTTCATTGTCAAATTGAGTGCTTCAGGACAAAGCTACGTAACATTTTACCTTCAGGGTGTCATCTCCCAAGCTCTTGACATCATCCAATAAGCGATCCAGTTCATCGGTGCTTAGCAAAGTCACAGAAGAGAACACTGAGATGTCTGAGCTCAGCGACGCAGAGCGTGAGGAAGGCAAATCTTCGTGATCTTCTAACCACTCTGGCGAATTATAGTCCACCCCTCCAAAGTTACATAGGTCCATGAGACTGCAATGGGTATATATGTAGCATAAGAACATAGATTGTGAATTGCTGACACTGAAagttaggccccatttacactagtgcattttagttttaaaacggcgttttagaataaaaatggtccacgtccacactagcatttcacccagcgtttctgaacagctctccgtccacaccaaaacgctgaaaacgcataTCACATGGCCACACaaacactctcgggcaagcgctgcagcctatctacccagatgacAGCTCTGctcgtcggactgctcatcaagcatctcccgctggatctaatctcactatatttattaattgtgatatttcattcatcttgttgtctatatctaatgacatattccccaactttggtcattggaatctattacttgttctcaggtaacgtgttttggctaagcgcaaagataagttaataattaatggaaCCACGTAGCTTACATTCTGTAGGCCTATATTGACTGATCACTTGCCTTTATTtcttataatgtataaacttattgtatgttatacttttatgatggccattatcgattattaaaactgatattcagcaaaggagagggtatgtttcgtattttcactgaaagtgaaaggaggcagttgttacaggctccgttttgttataaatatccacacagtaaaGATGCtcatatgcagcacgacgcctcaacatttctgctgtctgttaaatTGCTaagatcaaaatgaaaatagcagttccttaaatcatgttgtcattttattgttgagaaagtgaaacaacgcagccagggtgatgtgaatgaagttataaagtacactgttccctttgaagatttacccgggtcctcggtagtctgttttccaaatcaaactgaggagggggagactgcagccttgctcaaacttgcgaagtctgaacttacaagaagaggatgctggactgaactgtgtgtgtaacGTTAGACTACTTAatttgaggaaaagccccaatcagatgtccccccgttttcagatgtctccgttttcccccatccacactgagacggagcagcagcgttttagaatgaaaatggcctctccagcgtttccaaaacgctccgtttttgcgctagaaaactctggcgtagtgtggacggatggcgtaacagtagcaaaacttatgcattttaaaactaaaagtaGTGTTAACGGGGCCTTAATCTAAGTCATTTTTTAGATGttatgtcattcatttattttcttagtccctttattcatgatTACGCTGTCACCTCAGTGGAATgaaaccaacttatccagcaactgttttacacagaagatgcccttccaactgcaacgcagtactgggaaacatcaatacatactcattcacacacatacactatggaaaatttagcttattcaattcatctataccacatgtctttgaactgtggggaaaaccggaggtAACCCATgccaaaatggggagaacatgcaaacttcacacaggaatgccaactgacccaaccgggactcaaaccagcaaccatcttgctataaggcgacagtgctaaccactgagccaccgtgtcactgaCATGATATGTCAATTTAatcaattatcattttttttcacaCTGTATTAGTTACCTTACAGAGAAACTTCTTCTTTCAGATTGGCTCATGTTGCTTGTGATGGTCACAGATGATTCTCCTGAATCAGAGTCCTCTTCAGTGTCTGTTTCCTCATCATAATCTTCCTCATCAGAGCTCCACCTAGCCATGCCAGTAGTAGTCAGTGAGGTCAGATCCTCCCTTATTTTGTAGTTGTTATTATTAGAATGGTTGAGTGAGGAATGGGCAGTCTGGAAATGAGAGGAACTTTGAGGTTGATTAGGTAGCACTTTGGGATGGGTCCCATTGACTGTTATGAATCCAATGTAGCTCTGTTTCTCTATGCTAATTGTGTTAGGTGCACTAATAGGAGAGTTAATTGGTGTatcttcatcctcatcatcaccatcatcctcTGTTTTTACATGAATAGTCTGTTGCTTTACTAAACGTTTTGAGTGTTGAGAGAATTCTGGATTTTCTACTTTTTCTTCCATTGCTCTCATCTTTCTGAGCCTTGAATGTACAGTGAGTGCAGAATCTGGTTCATCAATATGATTTTGACCAGCTGTCCTAGATTCATCATCTTTTCTGCTAACTCGGTCAGTtctcaattcattcatttgtttaaattctgGCACAAGCTCAACACTCTTTCTGTAAGCCTCCTGACGTGGTTCGAATGTTGGTGTTACTTTGACAGAAGAATTTGAATGAGGAGCTTTACTTAGATTTAGAGTGCCTTCTTCAGTCTGCTTATTGGGTTCATTTTTGTTAAAGACATTTGTTCCTGGGTTTTCTCTGTTCCCCACAGATCTTCCAAAATGAAGGTTTCTTTCTGAGCCACTCTTCCTCACGAGAGCGGCAGGTTTAGGATGCTCTGGTACAGATAATGTCCTTTTGGAATAAAGATCTTTTGGGGTTCCCTGTTGCGCCAAGGATTCGAACATGCTGATTGTATTCTTTACAGAATCCAGGGATTGTGCACGGAACTTTTCTAGTACACCTTCTCCTCTCTTTCCCTCAGTTTTAAAAGTGAAAACATTGTCTTTCCCTTCTTTATGGATTTCACTATGTGCTGCTTCTTTTGAGGACAATTGGTTCTTGGGTTGGGTGGTCTCCACTTGCGAACCACCGTGACACTTGTTTTCCTTTATGTCCAGCCCCTTGGTAGTTTCTTTATCTGATTGTTTAtccttcaaaatgtcttctttgatCCGGCTGGAAAGACAGTTGAGATCCTTGCTGGAGGTGTTTGAACTACTATCTGAATATGCAGACTGGTTCCTGTGAATGTTGTATTGACCAGTTGCTGACAGTTTACTCCTGGTTCTTTCTAATGACTGACTACAGTAGTTTGGTGACCCTGTAAACGCCCTTTTGCTTGATTCTTCGTTGTTATTATGCAGAAGTGATTGAGCATTTTTGTAACTCTCTGTACTCCACTTTGGCTTTGATGACAATGAAGAACTTAATCCAGAGGGGTTTTCCCTTTGGACATTTCTGTTCTCATTATTTAAAGAGGGTTCTGGCTTGGGACCAAAATATGTTTTTGAAAATCTTCTAGGAAATGTTCCAGCTTTTTCTGCATTGTCTAAAGGCTTGTTTTGTTGGCTCTGAGTATAATCTGAAGAGTCAGTAGTGTTTTTCCCTTGACTTGGAGTGGAGTCCACAGTGTCCATTGACTTGGTAAATGATATATCAGGACTTAAATCATCAGGTTTGCCATGTGACGCAAGGAGTTTATCAATTCTTTCCTTTATTGTTTGGTTTCCAGTTACTTCCTCAGCATTAGAAAGTCCTTGCTCTTTGGTCCAGAATCCGATTTTCTTGTCTGCCTGACCAAGACTTGATTCCCCTGGTTGCTGTGCCCAGAGACTGCCACCATCTTTAATTGAATCTAGGCTAAGTCTTGGCTTCAGTCTGGAAGGGAGTGACTGACCGCTGCTTGCTTTTTCTATAGCAAAACTGATTTGGTTCATTCTCAAAGATGTATATCCAGAGACTGGAGAAACCTTTCTGTCACTGCTCTGATCAACATCATTGGCTACATTATTAGCCTGGATCCTCCTTGAATAGGTAATGGGTTGATTCTCTTGTGTACTTgaagttacgttgttgtttgtttctgctttttcTGAACTATCTGATCGCCTCATGTAGTGACTATAGTCTCTTGTGCCACTAGTCATGACAGTTGTGTTACCCAGTCCTGCTCTGCTGTTCATTACTCTCCAGTCTAAGCTTTTACTTTTGCTTAACTGATGAAATTTTCTCAACTCATCTCCTCTGTTTCTGTCACTTGCTGTCTGAGTCTTATCTTCCTGAGTGATTAAACTTTTATCACTCGCACGACTCTTTTCAGAACTGATTAAAGGAGTTGAATCCATTCGTACATCTTTACTTAAAGTTTTACCTGTCTCATCAATGTTAGTGTGGGTATAACTAGCAGATGTACAAGCTTTGTTGAGGTCCTTACTTGGATGACTTTTCTGACTTGAGTCTTCAACATTTCCCCTCTCAAAAGAAAAGCTTTTCTTCCTAAGGTCCTTAGTAGTAAGTGTTTTAGCAGAGCGGATTTTGAATCTAGCAGCTGCAGAGCCATAAGGCTTTACAGATGACTGATTTTGACTTTGTGCTGCCGTTCCATCGGATGTTTGCGTACCTTCAGTCACGCTGCCAGTTGTGTCTGCTTCAGGAAATTGACACACAGAAGTTCCAGTATGCAAACTCATTCTTTTAAAAGTCTCTGAATCTCACACAGTGTATTCATTAGAGTATGAATTTAATTTTGTCATCTTTCCATCGACATTTTTAATTTGAAGTACTTATTTGGCagaatttgtaaagtaattaagCTGGGCTAAGTTTTCCAAATTAAACAAGCTAAACGTGTTATCCAGCGTAGACAATGTGTTATCCAGCGTGTGTGGAAAGCTCCTTGTCCTTGAAAGATGTGTCACGCTGTCTGGATCCAACAATAAATAGTAATGAACCTAGGTACACTTCGTTCCGTATCTTGTTCTGTAACCACAAGTGAAAGTTAGCtttaaacaaatgaaattaactttatttaattagaaCTCCTGTAGTGCTACATGGATTAAAGTTCAGTTAGCATTCAGGAACTCACTTACATTTTTGTTCACTACCAAAATGACTGAAAGTtccaatatag
This sequence is a window from Danio rerio strain Tuebingen ecotype United States chromosome 16, GRCz12tu, whole genome shotgun sequence. Protein-coding genes within it:
- the si:dkey-92i15.4 gene encoding uncharacterized protein si:dkey-92i15.4, which encodes MSLHTGTSVCQFPEADTTGSVTEGTQTSDGTAAQSQNQSSVKPYGSAAARFKIRSAKTLTTKDLRKKSFSFERGNVEDSSQKSHPSKDLNKACTSASYTHTNIDETGKTLSKDVRMDSTPLISSEKSRASDKSLITQEDKTQTASDRNRGDELRKFHQLSKSKSLDWRVMNSRAGLGNTTVMTSGTRDYSHYMRRSDSSEKAETNNNVTSSTQENQPITYSRRIQANNVANDVDQSSDRKVSPVSGYTSLRMNQISFAIEKASSGQSLPSRLKPRLSLDSIKDGGSLWAQQPGESSLGQADKKIGFWTKEQGLSNAEEVTGNQTIKERIDKLLASHGKPDDLSPDISFTKSMDTVDSTPSQGKNTTDSSDYTQSQQNKPLDNAEKAGTFPRRFSKTYFGPKPEPSLNNENRNVQRENPSGLSSSLSSKPKWSTESYKNAQSLLHNNNEESSKRAFTGSPNYCSQSLERTRSKLSATGQYNIHRNQSAYSDSSSNTSSKDLNCLSSRIKEDILKDKQSDKETTKGLDIKENKCHGGSQVETTQPKNQLSSKEAAHSEIHKEGKDNVFTFKTEGKRGEGVLEKFRAQSLDSVKNTISMFESLAQQGTPKDLYSKRTLSVPEHPKPAALVRKSGSERNLHFGRSVGNRENPGTNVFNKNEPNKQTEEGTLNLSKAPHSNSSVKVTPTFEPRQEAYRKSVELVPEFKQMNELRTDRVSRKDDESRTAGQNHIDEPDSALTVHSRLRKMRAMEEKVENPEFSQHSKRLVKQQTIHVKTEDDGDDEDEDTPINSPISAPNTISIEKQSYIGFITVNGTHPKVLPNQPQSSSHFQTAHSSLNHSNNNNYKIREDLTSLTTTGMARWSSDEEDYDEETDTEEDSDSGESSVTITSNMSQSERRSFSVSLMDLCNFGGVDYNSPEWLEDHEDLPSSRSASLSSDISVFSSVTLLSTDELDRLLDDVKSLGDDTLKKYEDVQVVVLHKEVGSGLGFTLAGGVDQNKPVTVHRIISGGVAAQEGSIFEGAQVLSINGTALQNSAHWEALRTLRKAKGQGMAVVVLQSGNSRKDVTEKAGITGRRVRVTLNKSSSDLGFSLEGGVGSSSGDKPLTIQKIFRGGPMSEVFPGDELLEVQGQSLKGLMRLEAWNLIKKLPSGPVDILLHRPHQPH